A single region of the Microthrixaceae bacterium genome encodes:
- a CDS encoding endonuclease/exonuclease/phosphatase family protein: MNDAMEIPGRATVTLRMRLRALGAGVAIWVVAVAVSLLIPMREASAHANRNHYFQYNMYGRLGNGGGLAPANRVINHKGFMEQNGHLPIGISLQEVCRNPNDENSSQFGRVKSFLPQYQWEFFWLADTTTQNCQQYGIAVGSYGSATGGRLSLLLSPDAGEDRGVLCERSDLFGTIAACSTHLTNNDNADAAAQLNDALGKADDWFNNTSAAWRYFGGDFNIEPGEMSPPNVAYNNRIAADPDKLDTWKVTPNPNLTRKIDYGVVSSVWASGSSGTRWLTSESDHVLLEGHFIPK, encoded by the coding sequence ATGAACGACGCGATGGAAATTCCTGGCCGCGCCACGGTGACGTTGAGAATGCGGCTTCGAGCGCTGGGCGCTGGAGTGGCGATTTGGGTGGTCGCGGTGGCAGTGTCGCTATTAATACCCATGCGTGAGGCAAGCGCTCATGCTAATCGGAACCACTACTTTCAGTACAATATGTACGGACGTCTCGGGAACGGGGGAGGTCTCGCCCCTGCGAACAGGGTCATTAACCACAAAGGGTTCATGGAGCAGAATGGCCACCTGCCGATCGGCATTTCCCTGCAAGAGGTGTGTCGAAACCCAAACGATGAAAACTCATCCCAGTTCGGACGAGTGAAGTCCTTTCTTCCTCAGTACCAATGGGAATTCTTCTGGTTGGCTGACACAACTACCCAAAACTGCCAACAGTACGGTATCGCTGTTGGTTCCTACGGATCGGCGACTGGTGGCCGGCTTTCGTTGCTTCTATCGCCCGATGCGGGGGAGGACAGGGGCGTTCTGTGCGAACGTTCGGATCTGTTCGGCACGATCGCTGCTTGCTCGACCCACCTAACCAATAACGATAACGCTGATGCAGCCGCCCAGTTGAATGATGCACTAGGGAAGGCCGACGATTGGTTTAATAATACTTCCGCTGCGTGGCGCTATTTTGGTGGCGATTTCAATATTGAACCAGGGGAGATGTCTCCGCCTAACGTTGCGTACAATAACCGCATCGCTGCGGATCCGGACAAGTTGGACACGTGGAAAGTCACTCCCAACCCCAACTTGACTCGCAAGATTGACTACGGCGTCGTGTCGAGCGTGTGGGCCTCTGGCTCGTCTGGAACGCGCTGGTTGACCTCCGAGTCCGATCACGTCTTGCTTGAGGGTCATTTCATCCCGAAATGA
- the ric gene encoding iron-sulfur cluster repair di-iron protein: protein MEITPDATLATIVTGVRGAPRILEGFGLDYCCHGNRSLADACAEASLNLGEVIDQLSAEFSRDPAAADLPEDTVELVDHILSTHHRYLDAELPRLEALAIKVEGVHGDRHPELHRVRELCTALRDDLTPHMLKEENVLFPLIRSLVTGEPSTGPTMPVDRPVAMMMMEHEATGEILEELRNVTSGYEAPGDACGSYQALYAGLADVERDTHMHIHKENNVLFPKALSLVAVG, encoded by the coding sequence ATGGAGATCACACCGGACGCCACGCTCGCGACCATCGTCACTGGGGTTCGCGGTGCACCCCGAATCCTTGAGGGGTTCGGTCTCGACTACTGCTGTCACGGAAACCGCAGCCTGGCCGATGCCTGTGCCGAGGCCTCGTTGAACCTCGGCGAGGTCATCGACCAACTTTCTGCCGAATTCTCCCGTGATCCTGCCGCAGCAGACCTTCCCGAGGACACCGTCGAACTGGTCGACCACATCTTGTCGACACATCACCGCTACCTCGATGCCGAGCTGCCCCGCTTGGAGGCGTTGGCGATCAAGGTCGAAGGAGTTCACGGTGACCGTCATCCCGAACTGCACCGGGTCCGCGAGTTGTGTACAGCGCTGCGAGACGACCTCACCCCGCACATGCTCAAAGAGGAGAACGTGTTGTTTCCTCTGATCCGTTCGCTCGTCACCGGCGAGCCGAGCACCGGGCCGACGATGCCGGTCGACCGTCCGGTGGCGATGATGATGATGGAACACGAGGCAACCGGCGAGATCCTCGAAGAGCTCCGCAACGTGACGAGTGGCTACGAGGCGCCCGGCGACGCCTGCGGCAGCTATCAGGCGCTTTATGCCGGGTTGGCCGACGTCGAACGCGACACACATATGCACATCCACAAGGAGAACAACGTGTTGTTCCCCAAGGCGTTGTCGTTGGTAGCGGTCGGCTAA
- a CDS encoding Rrf2 family transcriptional regulator codes for MRLEITRRSDLATRALIELAHRGERTKAGDLAAAVGTTPGFLSHAMTPLVAKGWARSEPGPSGGYQLVADLSSISVLDVIEAIEGPSDGGRCVLQDRPCGESGTCALHFPWTRARTQLLEELSAASLDSLDTLANPVPGRTAL; via the coding sequence ATGCGATTGGAGATCACCCGACGATCCGATCTGGCCACCAGGGCACTCATCGAGTTGGCCCATCGCGGCGAGCGAACCAAAGCGGGCGACCTTGCGGCGGCGGTCGGCACGACGCCGGGGTTCCTTTCCCATGCGATGACCCCGCTCGTGGCCAAGGGGTGGGCTCGATCCGAGCCGGGGCCTTCCGGCGGCTATCAACTCGTCGCCGACCTGTCCTCGATCAGCGTGCTCGATGTGATCGAGGCCATCGAGGGACCCTCTGATGGCGGCCGGTGCGTGTTGCAGGATCGTCCGTGTGGCGAAAGCGGCACCTGCGCGTTGCACTTCCCGTGGACCCGCGCTCGAACACAACTTCTCGAAGAGCTTTCGGCGGCGTCGCTGGACAGCCTGGACACCCTCGCCAATCCGGTCCCCGGTCGCACGGCGCTCTGA
- a CDS encoding group III truncated hemoglobin, translating to MTSLAPTTVEPPTPNGDLDSIDEVAELVRRFYADVAQDDLLGPLFNDVAQVDWSLHLPKLTAFWSRALLQQPGYEGNPYRMHQLIHDQSPFTVAHFHRWLDLFTETIALGWAGPRADHAKALALRVAQVHCSHIVGEELDLSAYA from the coding sequence ATGACATCACTCGCCCCGACCACGGTCGAGCCGCCCACGCCGAACGGGGATCTCGACAGCATCGACGAAGTCGCCGAACTCGTCCGCCGCTTCTACGCGGACGTCGCCCAGGACGATCTGCTGGGCCCACTGTTCAACGACGTCGCCCAGGTCGACTGGTCACTGCATCTGCCGAAACTGACCGCGTTCTGGTCACGGGCGTTGCTGCAACAGCCCGGCTATGAGGGCAACCCCTACCGGATGCACCAACTCATCCACGATCAGTCGCCGTTCACCGTGGCGCACTTTCATCGCTGGCTCGACCTGTTCACCGAGACCATCGCACTGGGCTGGGCTGGGCCTCGGGCCGATCACGCAAAGGCCCTCGCGCTTCGTGTTGCCCAAGTTCACTGTTCTCACATCGTCGGCGAGGAACTCGACCTCAGCGCGTACGCGTAG